A stretch of Gossypium hirsutum isolate 1008001.06 chromosome A06, Gossypium_hirsutum_v2.1, whole genome shotgun sequence DNA encodes these proteins:
- the LOC107940583 gene encoding pectinesterase 3 — protein MDSINSFKGYGKVDEVEELAFRRKKRRRLITLIILILLLLTLITAAVVGIFLHKRSSSSPNTLPPPVLTPAASLKAVCSVTQYPASCFSSISSIASSNTTDPELLKLSLKVAIDELSRLSHYPTKLKAETNDIQLKSALQVCETMFDDALDRLNNSATSLEVGEGEKLSDSKIGDLKTWLSTAITDQETCLDSLDELNATKHFNATVVEEMKAAMQNSTEYASNSLAIVARILGLLTDLNIRIHRRLLGLEKACSEFPAWVSPTERRLLQESKPTPNVIVAQDGSGNVLTINDAVKLVGKKNESRFVIYVKEGKYVENVILDKHMWNVMIYGDGKTKTLISGSHNFVDGTPTFATATFAVAGKGFIAKSIGFINTAGAAKHQAVAMRSGSDHSVFYRCAFDAYQDTLYAHSNRQFYRECDILGTIDFIFGNAAVVFQSCNILPRQPLANQFNTITAQGKKDPNQNTGICIQKCSITAFGNLTAKTYLGRPWKEFSTTVIMQSKIGALLDPVGWKGWVANVDPPISIFYAEYQNSGPGSNVDNRVKWAGYRSTLSDVDAGKFTVETFIQGHDWLPNATVSYEPAL, from the exons ATGGATTCAATCAATTCATTCAAGGGGTATGGTAAAGTTGACGAAGTGGAAGAACTAGCTTTCAGGCGAAAGAAACGAAGGCGTCTCATCACCCTTATCATCCTCATTCTCCTCCTTTTAACACTCATCACTGCCGCCGTCGTTGGGATTTTTTTACACAAGCGAAGCTCCTCCTCCCCCAACACTCTTCCCCCGCCTGTGTTGACTCCAGCCGCTTCACTCAAAGCTGTTTGTAGTGTGACTCAGTACCCGGCTTCCTGCTTCTCCAGCATATCTTCCATTGCTTCCTCGAATACTACCGACCCAGAACTCCTCAAGCTGTCTTTGAAAGTAGCCATCGATGAGCTCTCCAGGTTGTCTCACTATCCCACCAAGCTCAAAGCTGAAACTAATGATATCCAACTGAAATCCGCTTTACAAGTTTGTGAAACTATGTTCGACGACGCCTTGGATCGATTGAATAATTCAGCAACTTCCCTTGAAGTTGGAGAAGGGGAGAAGTTGTCAGATTCCAAGATCGGCGACTTGAAGACTTGGCTAAGTACTGCTATAACTGACCAGGAAACATGTTTAGACTCCCTGGATGAGTTAAACGCCACAAAGCACTTCAACGCCACAGTTGTTGAAGAAATGAAAGCTGCCATGCAAAACTCAACTGAATATGCCAGCAACAGTTTGGCTATAGTTGCCAGAATCTTAGGTTTATTGACTGATTTAAATATTCGTATTCATAGGAGGTTGCTTGGGTTAGAGAAAGCATGTTCGGAGTTCCCGGCTTGGGTTAGTCCCACTGAAAGGAGACTATTGCAGGAATCCAAGCCTACCCCCAATGTTATTGTGGCTCAAGATGGTTCTGGGAATGTCTTGACCATTAATGATGCGGTGAAATTGGTAGGAAAAAAGAATGAATCAAGGTTCGTTATATATGTGAAGGAAGGCAAGTATGTTGAGAATGTGATTCTTGATAAACACATGTGGAATGTGATGATTTACGGTGATGGCAAAACAAAGACTTTAATTTCCGGCAGCCACAACTTTGTTGATGGAACTCCCACATTTGCTACAGCTACTTTCG CTGTGGCAGGAAAAGGATTCATTGCAAAGAGCATTGGGTTCATTAACACAGCTGGTGCAGCAAAGCACCAAGCAGTGGCTATGCGGTCTGGTTCTGATCACTCCGTATTCTACCGCTGTGCATTTGATGCCTACCAGGACACTCTCTATGCCCATTCCAATCGTCAGTTTTACCGGGAATGTGACATTTTGGGCACAATTGACTTCATTTTTGGGAATGCAGCAGTTGTTTTCCAAAGTTGCAACATCCTGCCAAGGCAACCTTTGGCTAACCAGTTCAATACCATCACAGCTCAAGGCAAAAAAGACCCTAACCAAAACACTGGCATTTGTATCCAGAAATGCTCAATAACTGCATTTGGCAACCTTACTGCTAAAACCTACCTTGGCAGGCCCTGGAAAGAATTCTCCACTACTGTTATCATGCAGTCAAAGATTGGGGCGCTCTTGGACCCAGTGGGCTGGAAAGGATGGGTTGCCAATGTTGACCCACCTATCTCAATCTTCTATGCAGAATATCAGAACAGTGGACCTGGATCAAACGTGGATAATAGGGTGAAATGGGCTGGTTACAGGTCCACTCTCTCTGACGTTGATGCTGGGAAGTTCACGGTGGAAACGTTTATACAAGGCCATGATTGGCTTCCTAATGCCACTGTCTCCTATGAACCTGCTTTATAA